In Triticum aestivum cultivar Chinese Spring chromosome 5B, IWGSC CS RefSeq v2.1, whole genome shotgun sequence, the following proteins share a genomic window:
- the LOC123112204 gene encoding protein WEAK CHLOROPLAST MOVEMENT UNDER BLUE LIGHT 1 yields the protein MEELNVEGVQQVEELNVKGVQQEEELNVKGVHQVAVVPNTVDSLENLTDSKPLVSVGFTESSPDGHNRHLSEDLSSLTINNIRVNGEEICHNQSKGNGHNRNFSEDIGSLTINECRANKVEENCHNQPEVKEQQQISRHNSAERNIFKAAEIAERFIQALDNRVLVETAAPIESVKDAVSKFGGILDWKERRKNVQLKLDKVREEGPEYQRRFIAEEVEKSKVLQELCSTRRIIEGLKLSLEKAQTEALQAQQDAELAEIRCKEIQQGIARKESAAVKAEIVLAKERHATALADLKSVKEELEQLEKEHAALITHRENAEIRAHESTAASQEIEKIVEDLTLELISLKESLTSSHATHIIAEERRINVALAYEQEKLDSQNELKQAEEEIQKLNGDISANKDLESKLEAASALLANLQRDFTAYMEGILPEKEGEVGEEVRSMVGVQMKLATTRKELEDMRTNIETAKDEVKGLWNTAAALRADLEKEKADLTALKDKVHHATVSVSSLQEELRKTARELSVVQQRTEAAKMPIELQQATQETQRAKAKARSACDEVTKASEEADRAKADVNIVQLKQEAVSREILAVKASEEIAMASANALQEYKEEGEIDPQADRRSDKSMMVPLEDYDALNKRAKEAEDRAKKRVMEAVEKIKEAKEGEVRSLDKLHQLAKQIDERREALREAHEKSITAQEKKLTMESELRKRRAKHGQHYTAGDADLAIPDVCLLNSACSFDAAGSSASHMQGGGTARADTTTTSAATEPKARKSFFPRSIATMFMNRKKAHSK from the exons ATGGAGGAACTGAATGTTGAAGGAGTGCAGCAAGTGGAGGAACTGAATGTCAAAGGGGTGCAGCAAGAGGAGGAACTGAATGTTAAAGGGGTACATCAAGTAGCTGTTGTTCCAAACACTGTCGACTCACTGGAAAACTTGACTGATTCAAAGCCTCTTGTTTCTGTTGGTTTTACTGAAAGTTCCCCAGATGGTCATAACAGACATTTAAGTGAAGATTTAAGTTCGCTTACAATTAATAATATACGTGTGAATGGGGAGGAGATTTGCCACAACCAATCTAAGGGGAATGGTCACAATAGAAATTTCAGTGAAGATATAGGTTCCCTTACAATTAATGAATGCCGTGCAAACAAAGTAGAGGAAAATTGTCATAACCAGCCTGAAGTGAAGGAACAACAACAAATTAGTCGCCATAACTCAGCTGAAAGAAACATTTTTAAGGCAGCAGAGATCGCCGAACGTTTCATTCAGGCTCTAGATAATAGAGTTCTAGTTGAAACTGCAGCACCGATTGAATCTGTTAAAGATGCTGTTAGCAAATTTGGAGGGATTCTTGACTGGAAAGAG AGGCGTAAAAATGTTCAACTCAAACTTGACAAGGTGCGGGAAGAAGGGCCCGAGTACCAGAGAAGATTCATAGCTGAAGAAGTTGAGAAAAGCAAAGTTCTGCAGGAGCTGTGTAGCACCAGGCGGATCATAGAAGGGCTGAAATTAAGCCTGGAGAAAGCACAAACTGAAGCATTGCAAGCACAGCAAGATGCAGAGCTCGCTGAGATACGATGCAAAGAGATACAACAGGGCATTGCTCGCAAAGAGAGTGCTGCAGTGAAGGCAGAGATTGTTCTTGCCAAAGAACGCCACGCGACTGCCTTAGCAGACTTGAAGTCAGTTAAAGAGGAGCTAGAGCAGCTTGAGAAGGAACACGCAGCTTTAATTACACATAGGGAGAATGCCGAGATTAGAGCACAtgaatccactgccgcgtctcaGGAGATTGAGAAGATCGTGGAGGACCTTACCCTTGAGCTCATCTCACTGAAAGAGTCACTTACCTCTTCGCACGCTACCCACATTATAGCAGAGGAGCGAAGAATAAATGTGGCTTTGGCGTATGAGCAAGAAAAGCTGGATTCGCAGAATGAGTTGAAGCAAGCTGAGGAGGAGATTCAAAAGCTGAATGGCGATATCTCGGCCAATAAAGATCTTGAGTCTAAGCTAGAAGCTGCTTCTGCGTTGCTGGCAAATCTGCAACGTGACTTCACTGCTTATATGGAAGGGATACTGCCTGAGAAGGAAGGTGAGGTTGGAGAGGAAGTGCGATCCATGGTTGGTGTTCAGATGAAGCTGGCGACGACCAGGAAAGAGCTTGAGGATATGAGGACAAACATCGAAACGGCCAAGGATGAGGTGAAAGGGCTGTGGAATACTGCTGCTGCATTACGAGCTGATCTAGAGAAGGAGAAGGCAGACCTCACAGCATTGAAAGATAAAGTGCATCATGCAACAGTTTCTGTCTCGTCTCTCCAGGAAGAACTGAGAAAGACGGCGCGTGAGCTCAGCGTGGTACAGCAGAGAACAGAAGCGGCTAAAATGCCCATAGAGCTACAGCAGGCTACTCAAGAAACACAACGAGCAAAGGCGAAGGCTCGGTCGGCCTGCGATGAGGTTACAAAGGCTAGCGAAGAGGCAGACCGAGCTAAGGCAGACGTCAACATTGTCCAGTTGAAGCAAGAAGCAGTTTCAAGGGAGATACTTGCGGTTAAAGCATCAGAAGAGATCGCAATGGCCTCAGCAAATGCGCTGCAAGAATACAAAGAGGAGGGAGAAATAGATCCCCAAGCTGACCGAAGAAGTGACAAGAGCATGATGGTACCACTTGAAGACTACGATGCGTTGAACAAGAGagcaaaggaagccgaggaccgAGCTAAGAAGCGGGTTATGGAGGCGGTTGAGAAGATCAAGGAGGCCAAGGAGGGAGAGGTGAGGAGCTTGGATAAGTTGCATCAGCTGGCCAAACAGATTGATGAAAGGAGGGAGGCGCTGAGGGAGGCGCATGAGAAATCCATCACAGCACAAGAAAAAAAGTTAACAATGGAGAGCGAGCTGAGGAAAAGAAGAGCGAAGCATGGCCAACATTACACGGCGGGGGATGCTGATCTTGCGATTCCTGATGTCTGCCTTCTGAACAGTGCATGCTCTTTCGATGCAGCGGGATCGTCCGCTTCTCATATGCAAGGAGGGGGAACAGCTAGAGCTGACACTACCACGACAAGTGCAGCAACAGAGCCAAAGGCGCGGAAGTCGTTCTTCCCTCGCTCCATAGCGACGATGTTCATGAATAGGAAGAAGGCGCATTCGAAGTGA
- the LOC123112203 gene encoding galactoside 2-alpha-L-fucosyltransferase — protein sequence MDSKLATRVSRRPPPQPPAATRSAVWLIGLLVVLCFFSLPLFLALSRGRPNLSDVWHLGVSVTARDENATAGSESSDAPPPASRDRLLGGLLSPDISEGSCLSRYASSLHRRPSPHLPSPYLASRLRKYEALHRKCGPGTLSYKKSLMQLPSPHSMGLVECRYLVWAPTSGHIGDRVLSIASAFLYALLTRRVLLLQLADDMAGLFCEPFPGATWELPAGGFLPDHIKGLRRGSDRSYGNFIRAAKNKKDGSDDGPAGLPAESLPPYAYVHLEHDYQQPEQLFFCDDDQTVLSNVNWLILRSNLYFAAGLFLVPQFEEELRWMFPASDTAFHHVGRYLFHPSNEVWQLITRYYTSYMASFEENIGLQITTFAWNPVPFEEYFKQVSACTSQEKILPEVDTTPGVLHEATAATSKAVLVSSEHPEYAEKLKSMYYEHATVTGETVSVLQPGGGGNHSHNQKAVVEMFLQSYCDVSVVSGWSTVGYVGHGLAGLKPWLLLAPRNQTAADPPCVQATSMEPCFHAPPSYDCRAKKKGDLGAVLRHVRHCEDVGDGLKLFD from the exons ATGGACAGCAAGCTGGCGACGCGGGtgtcccgccggccgccgccgcagccaccggCAGCCACGAGGAGCGCCGTGTGGCTCATCGGGCTGCTCGTGGTGCTCTGCTTCTTCTCCCTGCCGCTCTTCCTCGCGCTCTCCCGCGGCCGCCCCAACCTCTCCGACGTGTGGCATCTGGGCGTCAGCGTCACCGCGCGCGACG AGAATGCGACGGCTGGGTCAGAGTCTTCGGACGCGCCGCCACCGGCGAGCCGGGACAGGCTGCTCGGCGGGCTCCTCTCGCCGGACATCAGCGAGGGCTCCTGCCTGAGCCGGTACGCGTCGTCCCTCCACCGCAGGCCGTCGCCGCACTTGCCGTCGCCGTACCTGGCGTCCCGGCTGCGCAAGTACGAGGCGCTCCACCGCAAGTGCGGCCCGGGCACGCTCTCCTACAAGAAGTCGCTGATGCAGCTGCCTTCCCCGCACAGCATGGGCCTCGTGGAGTGCCGCTACCTCGTGTGGGCGCCCACCTCGGGCCACATCGGCGACCGCGTGCTCTCCATCGCGTCCGCCTTCCTCTACGCGCTGCTCACCCGCCGCGTCCTCCTCCTGCAGCTCGCCGACGACATGGCCGGCCTCTTCTGCGAGCCCTTCCCGGGCGCGACGTGGGAGCTCCCAGCCGGGGGCTTCCTCCCCGACCACATCAAGGGGCTCCGCCGCGGCAGCGACCGCAGCTACGGGAACTTCATCCGGGCCGCCAAGAACAAGAAGGACGGGAGCGACGACGGCCCCGCCGGTTTGCCGGCCGAGTCGCTGCCGCCGTACGCGTACGTGCACCTGGAGCACGACTACCAGCAGCCGGAGCAGCTCTTCTTCTGCGACGACGACCAGACCGTCCTCAGCAACGTCAACTGGCTGATCCTGCGCTCCAACCTCTACTTCGCGGCGGGGCTGTTCCTGGTGCCGCAGTTCGAGGAGGAGCTCCGGTGGATGTTCCCGGCGAGCGACACGGCGTTCCACCACGTCGGGAGGTACCTGTTCCACCCGTCCAACGAGGTGTGGCAGCTCATCACCAGGTACTACACGTCGTACATGGCCAGCTTCGAGGAAAATATCGGGCTGCAGATCACCACCTTCGCCTGGAACCCCGTGCCGTTCGAGGAATACTTCAAGCAGGTCTCGGCATGCACGAGCCAGGAGAAGATCCTGCCGGAGGTCGACACCACCCCGGGCGTCCTCCatgaggcgacggcggcgacgtccAAGGCGGTGCTCGTCAGCTCGGAGCACCCGGAGTACGCCGAGAAGCTCAAGTCCATGTACTACGAGCACGCGACCGTGACCGGCGAGACCGTGAGCGTGCTGCAGCCCGGCGGCGGCGGGAACCACTCGCACAACCAGAAGGCGGTGGTGGAGATGTTCCTGCAGAGCTACTGCGACGTGTCGGTGGTGAGCGGCTGGTCCACCGTGGGGTACGTCGGGCACGGCCTCGCCGGGCTGAAGCCGTGGCTGCTGCTGGCGCCGAGGAACCAGACGGCGGCCGACCCGCCCTGCGTCCAGGCGACGTCCATGGAGCCGTGCTTCCACGCGCCGCCGAGCTACGACTGCAGGGCCAAGAAGAAGGGGGACCTCGGCGCCGTTCTCCGGCACGTCAGGCATTGCGAAGATGTCGGCGATGGCCTCAAACTATTCGACTGA